The following are from one region of the Nicotiana tabacum cultivar K326 chromosome 3, ASM71507v2, whole genome shotgun sequence genome:
- the LOC107760966 gene encoding clathrin light chain 2, giving the protein MASFDAFSMDGESPAPPPAASTPFDDGDYGSYEESSFTPPYHGSGGFGGEYEEEVTVEHVSHTVDSPDPYGFGSDNQTDTFGAPIPNGNGKPYDLGDDSEGIFSSDGPVLPPPNEMREEGFALREWRRLNAIRLEEKEKREKEIRNQIIEEGEEYKKAFYEKRKLTVETNQSTNREKEKLYLSNQEKFHKEADKQYWKAIAELIPKEVATIEKKGRKKDQDKKPSITVVQGPKPGKPTELSRMRHILLKLKHSPPPHMIPPPPPPAKDAKAGKDGKDTKDVKDGKGKDSKNAKDEAPNGTSDAPPSDAKVTQTSEEPAAAE; this is encoded by the exons ATGGCTTCATTCGATGCGTTCAGCATGGACGGTGAGTCGCCGGCACCGCCACCGGCGGCATCAACTCCGTTCGACGACGGAGACTACGGCAGCTACGAAGAATCCTCTTTCACGCCGCCGTACCACGGCTCTGGCGGATTCGGTGGAGAGTATGAGGAGGAAGTGACGGTGGAACACGTTTCTCATACCGTCGATAGTCCCGATCCCTACGGGTTCGGGTCGGATAACCAAACCGATACATTCGGAGCTCCGATCCCGAATGGGAATGGTAAGCCCTACGATCTAGGTGATGATTCTGAGGGAATTTTCAGCTCCGATGGACCCGTCCTTCCTCCTCCTAATGAAATGCGTGAGGAAGGTTTTGCACTCCGCGAATGGCGTAG GCTAAATGCTATCCGTCTTGAGGAGAAGGAGAAGAGGGAAAAGGAAATCAGAAACCAAATTATTGAGGAAGGTGAAGAATATAAGAAAGCATTCTATGAGAAAAGAAAGCTCACTGTTGAGACCAACCAGTCAACAAACCGTGAGAAAGAGAAG TTGTATTTGAGTAATCAAGAGAAGTTCCATAAAGAAGCTGACAAACAATATTGGAAAGCCATAGCTGAGCTCATTCCTAAGGAGGTGGCCACCATTGAGAAGAAGGGAAGGAAGAAGGATCAAGATAAGAAGCCATCCATCACAGTTGTCCAAGGGCCTAAACCTGGGAAACCTACCGAACTTTCAAGGATGCGCCACATACTGCTGAAGCTTAAGCACAGCCCACCACCTCACATGATACCACCCCCTCCCCCTCCTGCCAAGGACGCCAAAGCTGGGAAGGATGGAAAAGACACCAAGGATGTAAAAGACGGCAAGGGGAAAGATTCCAAGAATGCTAAAGATGAAGCACCAAATGGAACTTCAGATGCACCTCCCAGTGATGCCAAAGTTACTCAGACATCAGAAGAACCTGCTGCTGCAGAATGA
- the LOC107812197 gene encoding RNA polymerase II C-terminal domain phosphatase-like 1 isoform X2 yields MYKSVVVLYEGERVVGELELLYGGENGVVWGEKVIRISHYSPPSERCPPLAVLHTITSSSTTGNGISFKLEPTKSKSLSQDSPLFLLHSTCLRDNKTAVVSLGREELHLVAMQSKNFGGQCPCFWGFKVASGLYNSCLTMLNLRCLGIVFDLDETLIVANTMRSFEDRIEALLRKINSESDPQRASAMLAEVKRYQEDKIFLKQYAENDQVIDNGKVIKSQSEVFPALSDNHQPIVRPLIRLQDRNIILTRINPMIRDTSVLVRLRPAWEDLRSYLTARGRKRFEVYVCTMAERDYALEMWRLLDPDSNLINSKELLDRIVCVKSGLRKSLFNVFQDGNCHPKMALVIDDRLKVWDEKDQPRVHVVPAFAPYFSPQAEGNNSVPVLCVARNVACNVRGGFFKDFDEGLLQRISEVAYEDDIKQVPSAPDVSNYLISEDDPSAVNGSKDSLGFDGMADTEVERRLKEAMLASTSVPSQMTNSDPRIAPALQYPVPPAISQSTIQAPVVPFPAQHLPQVTSVLKSSVTQLSPQDTSLQSSPAREEGEVPESELDPDTRRRLLILQHGQDTRDQVSSEPQFPMGTPLQVSVPPRVQPHGWFPVEEEMSPRQLNRALPPKEFPLNSESMHINKNRPPHPPFLPKMETSVPSDRVLFESQRLPKEVIPRDDRMRFSQSQPSFHSMPGEEVSLGRSSSSSRDLDLEPGHYDPYLETPAGALQDIAFKCGAKVEFKSGLLSSPELQFSVEVWFAGEKIGEGIGRTRREAQRQAAEESLMNLADKYLSRLKPDPSSTAGDGFRFPNASDNGFVDDMSPFGYQSYLKEDRVSHSFASEPSRVLDPRLEVLKKSVGSVASLRELVEIDGQVFGKGIGSTWDDAKAQAAERALVALKSELGQFSHKRQGSPRSLQQGFSNKRLRPEYSRGMQRLPSSGRFPKNTSAMP; encoded by the exons atgtatAAATCGGTGGTGGTATTGTATGAAGGAGAAAGAGTGGTGGGAGAACTGGAATTGTTGTATGGTGGTGAAAACGGTGTCGTATGGGGAGAGAAGGTAATAAGGATCTCTCACTATTCGCCACCAAGTGAGAGGTGTCCACCACTGGCAGTACTACACACAATTACTTCATCATCTACTACTGGAAATGGAATAAGCTTCAAATTGGAACCAACAAAATCAAAGTCGCTGTCCCAAGACTCGCCGCTCTTTCTTTTGCACTCCACTTGTCTCAGAGATAACAAG ACTGCAGTAGTGTCACTTGGAAGAGAGGAGCTTCATTTAGTTGCCATGCAGTCTAAGAATTTTGGCGGACAGTGTCCTTGCTTTTGGGGATTTAAGGTTGCATCGGGGCTTTACAATTCTTGTTTAACAATGCTAAACCTTAGATGTCTTGGCATTGTGTTTGATCTTGATGAGACACTCATAGTTGCGAATACAATGCGTTCATTTGAGGATAGAATAGAGGCCTTGCTACGAAAAATAAATTCAGAGTCAGATCCGCAGCGTGCCTCTGCTATGCTGGCTGAGGTCAAGCGTTATCAGGAGGATAAGATTTTTTTGAAGCAGTATGCCGAAAATGATCAGGTTATTGACAATGGAAAGGTGATCAAATCTCAGTCTGAGGTTTTCCCAGCGTTGTCTGATAATCACCAACCTATCGTCAGACCCCTGATTAGGTTGCAAGATAGAAACATTATTCTTACTCGTATTAATCCAATG ATCCGCGATACTAGTGTTCTTGTGAGATTGAGACCTGCTTGGGAGGATCTCCGAAGCTATCTGACTGCAAGGGGTCGGAAGCGCTTTGAAGTTTATGTATGCACAATGGCTGAAAGAGATTATGCTTTAGAAATGTGGAGGCTTCTTGACCCAGATTCAAACTTGATTAACTCAAAAGAGCTCTTGGATCGTATTGTCTGTGTTAAATCTG GTTTGAGGAAATCTTTGTTCAATGTATTCCAAGATGGAAATTGTCATCCTAAGATGGCATTGGTGATTGATGATCGCTTGAAAGTGTGGGATGAGAAGGATCAACCACGAGTGCACGTTGTTCCTGCATTTGCTCCGTATTTTTCCCCTCAAGCTGAA GGCAACAATTCTGTTCCTGTCCTTTGTGTTGCCAGAAATGTAGCCTGCAATGTCAGAGGTGGTTTTTTCAA AGATTTCGATGAGGGCCTATTACAACGAATATCTGAAGTTGCTTATGAAGATGACATTAAGCAAGTTCCTTCTGCTCCAGATGTTAGCAACTATTTGATTTCGGAG GATGATCCTTCGGCTGTAAATGGGAGTAAAGATTCACTTGGATTTGATGGCATGGCTGATACTGAGGTTGAAAGGAGACTAAAG GAAGCAATGTTGGCTTCAACCAGTGTTCCTTCTCAAATGACAAATTCGGATCCAAGAATTGCACCAGCTCTCCAGTATCCCGTCCCACCTGCTATTTCACAATCGACAATTCAAGCGCCAGTGGTGCCTTTTCCTGCTCAGCATCTCCCTCAAGTCACTTCTGTTCTTAAATCATCAGTGACTCAATTAAGTCCTCAGGACACAAGCTTGCAAAGTTCTCCTGCTAGGGAAGAGGGCGAGGTACCAGAATCTGAACTAGATCCTGATACAAGGAGGAGACTGCTTATATTGCAACATGGTCAAGACACGAGAGACCAAGTATCAAGTGAACCACAGTTTCCTATGGGGACTCCATTACAAGTGTCTGTACCACCTCGGGTGCAGCCGCACGGTTGGTTTCCAGTGGAGGAAGAGATGAGCCCTAGACAACTTAATCGAGCCTTGCCTCCCAAGGAATTTCCTTTAAATTCAGAGTCTATGCATATTAACAAGAATCGGCCTCCTCATCCACCTTTTCTTCCCAAAATGGAGACCTCTGTCCCATCTGATAGAGTTCTTTTTGAAAGCCAGAGGCTGCCAAAAGAG GTAATCCCTCGGGATGACAGGATGAGATTTTCTCAGTCACAACCTAGTTTTCATTCAATGCCAG GCGAGGAAGTCTCCTTGGGTCGGTCATCTTCCAGCAGCAGGGATCTTGACCTTGAACCTGGACATTATGATCCATATTTAGAAACACCTGCTGGAGCTTTACAGGATATTGCATTCAAGTGTGGAGCAAAG GTGGAATTCAAGTCAGGTTTGCTTTCAAGTCCAGAACTGCAGTTTTCTGTGGAG GTGTGGTTTGCTGGAGAAAAAATTGGAGAAGGAATTGGCCGGACGAGAAGGGAAGCACAGCGTCAGGCTGCTGAGGAATCTCTTATGAATCTGGCAG ACAAATACTTGTCACGTCTCAAACCTGATCCCAGTTCCACAGCAGGGGATGGATTTAGGTTTCCAAATGCAAGTGATAATGGGTTTGTTGACGACATGAGTCCTTTTGGGTATCAATCATATCTCAAGGAGGATCGTGTGTCACATTCGTTTGCATCAGAGCCTTCCAGAGTGTTGGATCCAAGGCTGGAGGTCTTGAAGAAGTCAGTGGGTTCAGTTGCCTCCCTTAGAGAACTG GTGGAAATAGATGGACAAGTATTTGGCAAGGGAATTGGTTCAACATGGGATGATGCTAAAGCACAG GCTGCTGAAAGGGCTCTAGTTGCTTTGAAGTCAGAGCTGGGTCAATTTTCTCACAAGCGTCAGGGTTCTCCGAG ATCATTGCAGCAGGGATTCTCCAATAAAAGATTGAGACCTGAGTATTCTCGGGGTATGCAGCGACTACCATCTTCTGGTAGATTCCCAAAGAACACTTCTGCTATGCCATGA
- the LOC107812197 gene encoding RNA polymerase II C-terminal domain phosphatase-like 1 isoform X1, whose translation MYKSVVVLYEGERVVGELELLYGGENGVVWGEKVIRISHYSPPSERCPPLAVLHTITSSSTTGNGISFKLEPTKSKSLSQDSPLFLLHSTCLRDNKTAVVSLGREELHLVAMQSKNFGGQCPCFWGFKVASGLYNSCLTMLNLRCLGIVFDLDETLIVANTMRSFEDRIEALLRKINSESDPQRASAMLAEVKRYQEDKIFLKQYAENDQVIDNGKVIKSQSEVFPALSDNHQPIVRPLIRLQDRNIILTRINPMIRDTSVLVRLRPAWEDLRSYLTARGRKRFEVYVCTMAERDYALEMWRLLDPDSNLINSKELLDRIVCVKSGLRKSLFNVFQDGNCHPKMALVIDDRLKVWDEKDQPRVHVVPAFAPYFSPQAEGNNSVPVLCVARNVACNVRGGFFKDFDEGLLQRISEVAYEDDIKQVPSAPDVSNYLISEDDPSAVNGSKDSLGFDGMADTEVERRLKEAMLASTSVPSQMTNSDPRIAPALQYPVPPAISQSTIQAPVVPFPAQHLPQVTSVLKSSVTQLSPQDTSLQSSPAREEGEVPESELDPDTRRRLLILQHGQDTRDQVSSEPQFPMGTPLQVSVPPRVQPHGWFPVEEEMSPRQLNRALPPKEFPLNSESMHINKNRPPHPPFLPKMETSVPSDRVLFESQRLPKEVIPRDDRMRFSQSQPSFHSMPGEEVSLGRSSSSSRDLDLEPGHYDPYLETPAGALQDIAFKCGAKVEFKSGLLSSPELQFSVEVWFAGEKIGEGIGRTRREAQRQAAEESLMNLADKYLSRLKPDPSSTAGDGFRFPNASDNGFVDDMSPFGYQSYLKEDRVSHSFASEPSRVLDPRLEVLKKSVGSVASLRELCAIEGLGLAFQTQPQLSANPGKTEIYAQVEIDGQVFGKGIGSTWDDAKAQAAERALVALKSELGQFSHKRQGSPRSLQQGFSNKRLRPEYSRGMQRLPSSGRFPKNTSAMP comes from the exons atgtatAAATCGGTGGTGGTATTGTATGAAGGAGAAAGAGTGGTGGGAGAACTGGAATTGTTGTATGGTGGTGAAAACGGTGTCGTATGGGGAGAGAAGGTAATAAGGATCTCTCACTATTCGCCACCAAGTGAGAGGTGTCCACCACTGGCAGTACTACACACAATTACTTCATCATCTACTACTGGAAATGGAATAAGCTTCAAATTGGAACCAACAAAATCAAAGTCGCTGTCCCAAGACTCGCCGCTCTTTCTTTTGCACTCCACTTGTCTCAGAGATAACAAG ACTGCAGTAGTGTCACTTGGAAGAGAGGAGCTTCATTTAGTTGCCATGCAGTCTAAGAATTTTGGCGGACAGTGTCCTTGCTTTTGGGGATTTAAGGTTGCATCGGGGCTTTACAATTCTTGTTTAACAATGCTAAACCTTAGATGTCTTGGCATTGTGTTTGATCTTGATGAGACACTCATAGTTGCGAATACAATGCGTTCATTTGAGGATAGAATAGAGGCCTTGCTACGAAAAATAAATTCAGAGTCAGATCCGCAGCGTGCCTCTGCTATGCTGGCTGAGGTCAAGCGTTATCAGGAGGATAAGATTTTTTTGAAGCAGTATGCCGAAAATGATCAGGTTATTGACAATGGAAAGGTGATCAAATCTCAGTCTGAGGTTTTCCCAGCGTTGTCTGATAATCACCAACCTATCGTCAGACCCCTGATTAGGTTGCAAGATAGAAACATTATTCTTACTCGTATTAATCCAATG ATCCGCGATACTAGTGTTCTTGTGAGATTGAGACCTGCTTGGGAGGATCTCCGAAGCTATCTGACTGCAAGGGGTCGGAAGCGCTTTGAAGTTTATGTATGCACAATGGCTGAAAGAGATTATGCTTTAGAAATGTGGAGGCTTCTTGACCCAGATTCAAACTTGATTAACTCAAAAGAGCTCTTGGATCGTATTGTCTGTGTTAAATCTG GTTTGAGGAAATCTTTGTTCAATGTATTCCAAGATGGAAATTGTCATCCTAAGATGGCATTGGTGATTGATGATCGCTTGAAAGTGTGGGATGAGAAGGATCAACCACGAGTGCACGTTGTTCCTGCATTTGCTCCGTATTTTTCCCCTCAAGCTGAA GGCAACAATTCTGTTCCTGTCCTTTGTGTTGCCAGAAATGTAGCCTGCAATGTCAGAGGTGGTTTTTTCAA AGATTTCGATGAGGGCCTATTACAACGAATATCTGAAGTTGCTTATGAAGATGACATTAAGCAAGTTCCTTCTGCTCCAGATGTTAGCAACTATTTGATTTCGGAG GATGATCCTTCGGCTGTAAATGGGAGTAAAGATTCACTTGGATTTGATGGCATGGCTGATACTGAGGTTGAAAGGAGACTAAAG GAAGCAATGTTGGCTTCAACCAGTGTTCCTTCTCAAATGACAAATTCGGATCCAAGAATTGCACCAGCTCTCCAGTATCCCGTCCCACCTGCTATTTCACAATCGACAATTCAAGCGCCAGTGGTGCCTTTTCCTGCTCAGCATCTCCCTCAAGTCACTTCTGTTCTTAAATCATCAGTGACTCAATTAAGTCCTCAGGACACAAGCTTGCAAAGTTCTCCTGCTAGGGAAGAGGGCGAGGTACCAGAATCTGAACTAGATCCTGATACAAGGAGGAGACTGCTTATATTGCAACATGGTCAAGACACGAGAGACCAAGTATCAAGTGAACCACAGTTTCCTATGGGGACTCCATTACAAGTGTCTGTACCACCTCGGGTGCAGCCGCACGGTTGGTTTCCAGTGGAGGAAGAGATGAGCCCTAGACAACTTAATCGAGCCTTGCCTCCCAAGGAATTTCCTTTAAATTCAGAGTCTATGCATATTAACAAGAATCGGCCTCCTCATCCACCTTTTCTTCCCAAAATGGAGACCTCTGTCCCATCTGATAGAGTTCTTTTTGAAAGCCAGAGGCTGCCAAAAGAG GTAATCCCTCGGGATGACAGGATGAGATTTTCTCAGTCACAACCTAGTTTTCATTCAATGCCAG GCGAGGAAGTCTCCTTGGGTCGGTCATCTTCCAGCAGCAGGGATCTTGACCTTGAACCTGGACATTATGATCCATATTTAGAAACACCTGCTGGAGCTTTACAGGATATTGCATTCAAGTGTGGAGCAAAG GTGGAATTCAAGTCAGGTTTGCTTTCAAGTCCAGAACTGCAGTTTTCTGTGGAG GTGTGGTTTGCTGGAGAAAAAATTGGAGAAGGAATTGGCCGGACGAGAAGGGAAGCACAGCGTCAGGCTGCTGAGGAATCTCTTATGAATCTGGCAG ACAAATACTTGTCACGTCTCAAACCTGATCCCAGTTCCACAGCAGGGGATGGATTTAGGTTTCCAAATGCAAGTGATAATGGGTTTGTTGACGACATGAGTCCTTTTGGGTATCAATCATATCTCAAGGAGGATCGTGTGTCACATTCGTTTGCATCAGAGCCTTCCAGAGTGTTGGATCCAAGGCTGGAGGTCTTGAAGAAGTCAGTGGGTTCAGTTGCCTCCCTTAGAGAACTG TGTGCGATTGAAGGACTTGGTTTGGCATTCCAAACTCAGCCTCAACTTTCAGCTAATCCTGGGAAAACTGAAATATATGCCCAG GTGGAAATAGATGGACAAGTATTTGGCAAGGGAATTGGTTCAACATGGGATGATGCTAAAGCACAG GCTGCTGAAAGGGCTCTAGTTGCTTTGAAGTCAGAGCTGGGTCAATTTTCTCACAAGCGTCAGGGTTCTCCGAG ATCATTGCAGCAGGGATTCTCCAATAAAAGATTGAGACCTGAGTATTCTCGGGGTATGCAGCGACTACCATCTTCTGGTAGATTCCCAAAGAACACTTCTGCTATGCCATGA